The DNA region TGGTTAACTCCAATTTCCTGATTATTTCAGCAATTTCCATGAATAGTTCATAGTCATTGCATATCATCTGAAAACGGTGGTCCATATATGAGTTAGGagaaattaattatagttttcACTTCCAAGTACAAATGGATTACCTCAATGAGCATATGTCCATGGGTTCCAAGATCTTCAACTACTATTGGGCTTTTCTGGAGATTGTTCTTCCCCAGTTCAAAGCCCCAGCTTCCTCCCTTTAGATGTTCAACACCACCAAGTCCAGATGATTTGGAAATTTTTTCACCAGATAGCTGCTATAcagaaatcaaaactattaactAGTTATTTGAATTAACTTAATTTGATAACTGCAATCTAAAATGGTCGAAATATGTATGATCAATTCTACTTACCTTATGCTCAACAGATTGTTTCAGCTTATCAGCGTGGGAAGTGACACTTTCCAAGTGCTTCATATGTTTTATCGTTCGCTCCAGAAGCCCGTCAATGCTACACTGTAGGCATAACTGAATGCAGTAAGAATCATTATGTTACAAAGATACACGAAACTGACATATTACAGATTTACCTTGCCACTATCTGGAACAAGGTCTCGTAGCTTTTTCACCCGTTCTTGAATCAACTGCCTATCTCTTGGCCTTGCCCTAGGATTTTCACAAGGCTCAGTCTTTCTTTTGCTCTTATTGGGTAATTTTGACCCCTTCTTAATATGGTGGTGGTTAACTTTCTTCTTCTGCTCTTTTAGAGAAAATGTATCAATTGTGCTATCCATATTTGATGTCACGCATGATTTCATATCACTGAAGCTGTAGACCATATTATCATCTCCATTGACAACTACAGGTTCCACAAGATGGACAGCTAAATTGCTTCCGAAAGGCCAACCATGAGGTTCCCCAACTTCACCACATTGATTCTCTATTGAGAAGAATGATTCATTCAAGTGTCCTTTGGTCTGCATTGGCAATCCTTGTCCTAGTGCTTTATGCAGCTCACTATGTCTCGGAAACTTGAATGGTCTCTTATCCTCATCATTTTCCACATCAGCCTCCTTGTTGATGAATGTCGGTTTCATGACTAAACTTGAAGAATAAGATTCTTTATTCTCATGGATGTAATTTTCAAAGCTGTTAATGTCATGGGTATGATAGGAACTAAAGATTTGAGCATCCTCTTCTTCATAACAAAGAAAATCATCCAAACTTCCTGTAATAATATCTTGCCACATATGCAACGAAGGATATTGTAATTCAGGAACTCCAATTGAATTTTCAAGTGAGtagtcattaaaaaaatctccaaGAAATTGGTTTCCCGAAATGTAATGTTCATCATCTTCAGCTGTCATAATTCTCATCAGACTATTTGAAGGGTCAATAAAATCCTCCATGGGAATCAGGTTAGAAGGTGATACTGACATAGAAGGAAATTCTGTATCATTATAGAGATGAAGGAAATGGGTCGCACAGGAGAAGCACTCGTAGACCTGATCTCTAGTAGTAGCAACCATTTCCGCATCTTCCAGAACCTGAAAGTTATAGGGCCTCAGGTGTAGATCAAGTACAACAGGATTGAATCAAATGTTCATGAAGATATTTGGATCATTTTGATAATAAGGAGTCTGATCTGTTATACTGTTTTTGAAGGAGATTTTGTTATTAACAAGTTTACATCTAAACATTGGTTAATGTACATCTTACCGACAGGATTCATCACTACTTTGGCTACTAAGTGTCTTGGCATTTTACTCAACATTCGCTATTATTCAATTTCCTTTTACCTGTACTCTTCTCAAATGGGATAATGTTCGTcttaaggtcttgtttgatctagggttatttgaataaccaagtggttatttgaaattacattgtttgatgtaggttatgaaaatcatgttatttgggtaaaaagacattaggggtataaatatataatgaaaagataaatagagggtattttgtttgatgatttgaatgatgtgatagATGAGTAGATTGTTGATTAGATATgggataattaaaattaatctcaaataacccacagtAAACAAGTCCTAGTACATTATGTAGGATTTAGAatgaaataaagataaattgtaGTACCTTCTTCAATGAGCCAAGTTGCAGAACTCCATGATGAGCAATAGGTATTAACAGAATGGTCTGCAGTgtcaataacaattaaattcaaaaggtGGATATTGTGTGGTTTTAAGTAATCGAGTTTGTTTTTTACAATTTTGATAAATGTCTCTATGACTTCTACCTATTCAGATATATCATCCAACTTACAAAAATAAGCAAATCGTTCTTAATTTGATagcatgaatttttttttgctgTCAAACCCCCCATGCGTGTGGATTTTTGTCATCCATTTTCATTGATCTGCTATGCCGACATGCAGCTAGACTAACAAAACTTACTTTGATAGCATGCTGATTGGGCCGATTTGCTTGTTTTTGGCAAGCTGAATGGAATATACCAAAACATATCTACATTGGAATATATGCATAGAtatcaaaattgttaaaaaagtttAGGACCAAATTTATACACACACTTTTCAATTTATCTAGATGAAAACCTAACAAGAAGTTTCACCTTGATTCCTGCTTCAAGCTGAGATAGCCATTCGTTTGGACACTGTCACCAATTGCATAAAGTATGGCAAATAAGCTCTACTTGTAATTCATGAACAAAGTATTGAAGACAGAATTTAAACAACTACCATGGATAAAAAATCATAGGTTGTAATGTTGTCTTGTGAAAACCAGCAATAATTCCCTGACAATGCAACTTCACCAACAGCCCTGAGAAGTATATTTTCAGATAAGATTAAGAATCTGCAGaattcaaaacattattttctgCTATTgttctaatattaattatgcATTACAACTTGTTAGATACCGCCCTGAGTTTTTCCAATTTCATCTCTAGAAGATTCAATGTTACCATAATTGTTGGGAAAACAGGTCCTTGAATTTCAATCTTTTCAGGCACAAAAAGCAGGATAATGGATGAAGTATGAAGCGgaaaatagataattttatgGAAGTGAATGATTTACCCTTCTCCCAATCTGTAATGGATACTCTTCATCTCTGCCACTGCCAGGTCAACTGCAAATTCATCTGACTGCTCACTATTTATGCTGGATTCATAGCTCATACTCAACATAGGGCTTCTGTTATTGGACAATTGATCCGGAATCATGTCCATAGGCTCTCTAATTGAAGAACGGAAACATC from Impatiens glandulifera chromosome 5, dImpGla2.1, whole genome shotgun sequence includes:
- the LOC124938429 gene encoding transcription factor bHLH155-like isoform X1, which encodes MEFVLLKKLLQSFCCSFQWNYAVFWKLQDQGERLLTWEDGCFRSSIREPMDMIPDQLSNNRSPMLSMSYESSINSEQSDEFAVDLAVAEMKSIHYRLGEGAVGEVALSGNYCWFSQDNITTYDFLSMCPNEWLSQLEAGIKICFGIFHSACQKQANRPNQHAIKTILLIPIAHHGVLQLGSLKKVLEDAEMVATTRDQVYECFSCATHFLHLYNDTEFPSMSVSPSNLIPMEDFIDPSNSLMRIMTAEDDEHYISGNQFLGDFFNDYSLENSIGVPELQYPSLHMWQDIITGSLDDFLCYEEEDAQIFSSYHTHDINSFENYIHENKESYSSSLVMKPTFINKEADVENDEDKRPFKFPRHSELHKALGQGLPMQTKGHLNESFFSIENQCGEVGEPHGWPFGSNLAVHLVEPVVVNGDDNMVYSFSDMKSCVTSNMDSTIDTFSLKEQKKKVNHHHIKKGSKLPNKSKRKTEPCENPRARPRDRQLIQERVKKLRDLVPDSGKCSIDGLLERTIKHMKHLESVTSHADKLKQSVEHKLSGEKISKSSGLGGVEHLKGGSWGFELGKNNLQKSPIVVEDLGTHGHMLIEMICNDYELFMEIAEIIRKLELTILKGEMESKWAYFIVEVSDGFQRLDIFWPLMQLMQRSFPNSII
- the LOC124938429 gene encoding transcription factor bHLH155-like isoform X2 → MEFVLLKKLLQSFCCSFQWNYAVFWKLQDQGERLLTWEDGCFRSSIREPMDMIPDQLSNNRSPMLSMSYESSINSEQSDEFAVDLAVAEMKSIHYRLGEGAVGEVALSGNYCWFSQDNITTYDFLSMCPNEWLSQLEAGIKTILLIPIAHHGVLQLGSLKKVLEDAEMVATTRDQVYECFSCATHFLHLYNDTEFPSMSVSPSNLIPMEDFIDPSNSLMRIMTAEDDEHYISGNQFLGDFFNDYSLENSIGVPELQYPSLHMWQDIITGSLDDFLCYEEEDAQIFSSYHTHDINSFENYIHENKESYSSSLVMKPTFINKEADVENDEDKRPFKFPRHSELHKALGQGLPMQTKGHLNESFFSIENQCGEVGEPHGWPFGSNLAVHLVEPVVVNGDDNMVYSFSDMKSCVTSNMDSTIDTFSLKEQKKKVNHHHIKKGSKLPNKSKRKTEPCENPRARPRDRQLIQERVKKLRDLVPDSGKCSIDGLLERTIKHMKHLESVTSHADKLKQSVEHKLSGEKISKSSGLGGVEHLKGGSWGFELGKNNLQKSPIVVEDLGTHGHMLIEMICNDYELFMEIAEIIRKLELTILKGEMESKWAYFIVEVSDGFQRLDIFWPLMQLMQRSFPNSII